A window of Longispora fulva contains these coding sequences:
- a CDS encoding glycosyltransferase family 8 protein, with amino-acid sequence MSGLNLAPIVLCVDGRYREPGCVLMQSLAEAHSEMVGDLRVVVVHHDLLQHDRRMLRHHADRLGLSLTLRQVDHRTGALPVGEWVSEAVYLRLQLADLLADEDHVLYVDCDTLVLGDLVPLLARRITDPLAAVLDAQNPRIGHGIALPGWQELGIERGREYFNSGVMLLNLPASREANLFGRAWQFLDQHPNAGRFWDQCALNWAAADNWIRLPYRWNTFALSTLARQSGFVHYAEEFCPLADLLAAEETASILHFAGSLKPWNNYPLGPLLDTYTRFSRSISTEESHVGVFPI; translated from the coding sequence ATGAGCGGGTTGAATCTCGCGCCGATCGTGCTGTGTGTCGACGGGCGCTACCGGGAGCCGGGATGTGTGCTGATGCAGTCCCTCGCTGAGGCGCACTCGGAGATGGTCGGTGACCTGCGGGTGGTCGTGGTGCACCACGACCTGCTCCAGCACGACCGGCGGATGCTGCGCCATCACGCCGACCGGCTCGGCCTGTCGCTCACGCTCCGGCAAGTCGACCACCGGACCGGCGCGCTCCCGGTGGGTGAGTGGGTGAGCGAGGCGGTGTACCTGCGGCTGCAACTAGCCGATCTGCTAGCCGACGAGGACCACGTGCTGTACGTGGACTGCGACACCCTCGTGCTCGGCGACCTGGTCCCGCTGCTGGCCCGCCGGATCACCGACCCGCTCGCCGCGGTGCTCGACGCGCAGAATCCCCGGATCGGCCATGGCATCGCCTTGCCCGGCTGGCAGGAACTGGGCATCGAGCGGGGCAGGGAGTACTTCAACTCCGGGGTCATGCTCCTCAACCTCCCGGCTAGCCGGGAGGCGAACCTGTTCGGCCGGGCCTGGCAGTTCCTGGACCAGCACCCGAACGCGGGCCGGTTCTGGGACCAGTGCGCCCTGAACTGGGCCGCCGCCGACAACTGGATCCGGCTGCCGTACCGGTGGAATACCTTCGCCTTGTCCACGCTGGCTCGCCAGAGCGGGTTCGTGCACTACGCCGAGGAGTTCTGTCCGCTGGCGGACCTGCTGGCCGCCGAGGAGACCGCCTCGATCCTGCACTTCGCCGGCTCGCTCAAGCCCTGGAACAACTACCCGCTAGGCCCGCTGCTGGATACCTATACCCGTTTCAGTCGCTCAATCTCGACGGAGGAGTCTCATGTCGGCGTCTTCCCGATCTAG
- a CDS encoding phosphotransferase translates to MQSPVLDQLGSADLKAITTAFQLGPVSSVERVVAGLMNDNFRLATETGVFLVKRVRDVPVDKARRNLHAVAVLAAEGLPVAGPVLAGGDPVLELGSGAFTVTRWVEGVHLTGGEMSVEQARLLGTELGALHGRLRALLPDGGPLPASRTASVEAAIDEADRFLEVIASRVELDDFDLLVDKALRRRVELVEFHRGLRPETDGPVGPGGWTHGDVQPFNLLWRDGGLVAVVDWDRLGIRSYGEEVARTATLVFAAGDGGLDLAKVEAFAAGYRAAFGVVDGAALRDAVARLLWKRLCDFWHLDFHYLRADHGCDHLFVSATGLLEWWLEHEALVELAIAGPR, encoded by the coding sequence ATGCAGTCTCCCGTACTTGACCAGCTCGGATCTGCCGACCTGAAGGCGATCACCACGGCGTTCCAGTTGGGTCCGGTCAGTTCGGTGGAGCGGGTGGTCGCCGGGTTGATGAACGACAACTTTCGGCTCGCCACCGAGACCGGGGTGTTCCTGGTGAAGCGGGTTCGGGACGTACCTGTGGACAAGGCTCGCCGGAATCTGCACGCGGTGGCGGTGTTGGCGGCCGAGGGGCTACCGGTGGCCGGGCCCGTGTTGGCGGGCGGGGATCCGGTGCTCGAGTTGGGTTCCGGGGCGTTCACGGTGACCCGGTGGGTGGAGGGTGTCCACCTGACCGGCGGTGAGATGTCGGTGGAGCAGGCCCGGCTGCTCGGCACGGAGCTGGGTGCCCTGCACGGCAGGCTCCGTGCGCTGCTGCCGGATGGCGGCCCGCTGCCGGCGAGCCGGACGGCGTCTGTCGAGGCCGCGATTGATGAGGCCGATCGGTTCCTGGAGGTGATCGCCTCCAGGGTCGAGCTGGACGACTTCGACCTGCTGGTGGACAAGGCGCTCCGGCGGCGGGTGGAGTTGGTCGAGTTCCACCGCGGGCTCCGGCCGGAGACCGACGGGCCGGTGGGGCCGGGCGGGTGGACGCACGGGGACGTGCAGCCGTTCAACCTGCTTTGGCGCGATGGCGGCCTGGTGGCGGTGGTCGACTGGGACCGGCTCGGTATCCGCTCCTACGGTGAGGAGGTCGCCCGGACCGCCACGCTGGTGTTCGCGGCCGGGGACGGCGGCTTGGACCTGGCGAAGGTCGAGGCGTTCGCCGCCGGGTACCGGGCGGCGTTCGGCGTGGTCGACGGCGCGGCGTTGAGGGACGCTGTGGCGCGGTTGTTGTGGAAGCGGTTGTGCGACTTCTGGCACCTGGACTTTCACTACCTGCGGGCCGATCACGGCTGTGACCATCTGTTCGTCTCGGCGACCGGACTGCTGGAGTGGTGGCTGGAGCACGAGGCGCTGGTCGAGCTGGCCATCGCCGGCCCACGCTGA
- a CDS encoding NUDIX domain-containing protein, with the protein MNTPISGRSPASLPPALESMTLLVAAVIVHDEAAGRVLLIQRGPQAKFAPGSWDLPVGKSEPGEPITVTGARELKEETGLIVEPEDLAVAHIIHGSHGVESPNGFLTVVFAARRWQGQPVNAEPDRHAQVTWINTDAIPTNFVATTATALASYLDGRIDVSTEGW; encoded by the coding sequence GTGAACACCCCGATCTCCGGCCGGTCACCGGCCAGCCTCCCGCCCGCCCTGGAGTCGATGACGCTGCTGGTCGCCGCCGTCATCGTCCACGACGAAGCCGCCGGGCGGGTCCTGCTCATCCAGCGCGGGCCGCAGGCCAAGTTCGCGCCCGGGAGCTGGGACCTACCTGTCGGCAAGAGTGAGCCGGGCGAGCCGATCACCGTCACCGGCGCCAGGGAGCTCAAGGAGGAGACCGGCCTGATCGTGGAGCCTGAGGATCTGGCGGTCGCGCACATCATCCACGGCTCCCACGGTGTCGAATCCCCGAACGGCTTCCTGACGGTCGTCTTCGCGGCTCGGCGCTGGCAGGGGCAGCCGGTGAACGCCGAGCCCGACCGGCACGCGCAGGTGACCTGGATCAACACCGACGCCATCCCCACGAACTTCGTCGCCACCACCGCGACCGCGCTGGCGAGCTACCTGGACGGACGGATCGACGTCTCAACCGAAGGCTGGTAG
- a CDS encoding cupin domain-containing protein has translation MNTPFLVRGANRERLTLDNRPAGIGASSAGQFVIRADGTATFDRHHHTTWEAWFIAAGFGAVAVGEHTFDVQPGDLVFTPPGVDHDITAVRGGAELRIFWITGETPDGTPPGHLHRDPVDAARHLVPAVPAPIEGAGDVR, from the coding sequence TTGAACACCCCGTTTCTCGTGCGCGGAGCCAACCGCGAGCGTCTGACCCTGGACAACCGGCCCGCCGGCATCGGGGCAAGCTCGGCCGGGCAGTTCGTGATCCGCGCCGACGGCACCGCCACCTTCGACCGGCACCACCACACCACCTGGGAAGCCTGGTTCATCGCCGCCGGGTTCGGCGCCGTGGCCGTCGGCGAGCACACGTTTGACGTGCAGCCCGGCGACCTGGTGTTCACCCCGCCCGGCGTCGACCACGACATCACCGCCGTACGCGGGGGCGCTGAACTGCGGATCTTCTGGATCACCGGAGAGACCCCCGACGGGACACCGCCCGGACACCTGCACCGCGACCCGGTCGACGCCGCGCGGCACCTCGTCCCCGCCGTGCCCGCCCCGATCGAAGGAGCAGGCGATGTCCGGTAG
- a CDS encoding DegT/DnrJ/EryC1/StrS family aminotransferase, whose product MSGSAGLGLEVGGRPRRVTLHFPKAEQYGPAEHEAVARVMASGLLSEIDCGPATRLLEERFAALAGTDLALSFNSGTASLHAAVHAVEVPPGAGVATSPLTWVSAITAIGHAGSFPVFCDVEPGTANISAAAVADNAGRVGAVLATHAYGIPVRLDALARAGLPVIEDCSHAHGAVYRGRPVGSWGAAGCFSLQHAKFVSGGEGGVLTTGTRRIYERAMTLGHHPRRLADELTEPDLLPLAVTGVAYKFRIHPLAAAIAAAQLLSVPQRMADSENNLAVLLEALAGHGAPVTAPVLAEGTVRGWYGTPLWCQPKVTDHLELRRVLKNEGVPLRDLYEDWLTSPVLHNEDLFRAFFPAATGYRPPDPAEFPHYYAARRQMLVLKIPSVPADDYMVQVADAIAAVLATGHHTL is encoded by the coding sequence ATGTCCGGTAGCGCCGGCCTTGGCCTGGAGGTCGGCGGCCGGCCGCGCCGGGTGACCCTGCACTTCCCGAAGGCCGAGCAGTACGGGCCGGCCGAGCACGAGGCGGTCGCCCGGGTGATGGCCTCCGGGCTGCTGTCGGAGATCGACTGCGGCCCGGCCACCCGGCTGCTGGAGGAACGCTTCGCCGCCCTGGCCGGCACCGACCTGGCGTTGTCGTTCAACTCGGGCACCGCCTCGCTGCACGCGGCGGTCCACGCGGTGGAGGTCCCGCCCGGCGCCGGGGTGGCGACCTCCCCGTTGACCTGGGTCTCGGCCATCACCGCCATCGGTCACGCCGGTTCTTTCCCGGTGTTCTGCGACGTCGAGCCGGGCACGGCGAACATCTCCGCCGCCGCGGTCGCCGACAACGCCGGCCGGGTCGGCGCGGTGCTGGCCACGCACGCCTACGGCATCCCCGTCCGCCTGGACGCCCTGGCCCGTGCCGGTCTGCCGGTCATCGAGGACTGCTCCCACGCCCACGGCGCGGTCTACCGGGGCCGGCCGGTCGGATCCTGGGGCGCCGCCGGGTGCTTCAGCCTCCAGCACGCCAAGTTCGTCTCCGGCGGTGAGGGCGGCGTCCTGACCACCGGCACCCGCCGGATCTACGAGCGGGCCATGACGCTCGGACACCATCCGCGCCGGCTCGCCGACGAACTCACCGAACCGGACCTGCTGCCGCTGGCCGTCACGGGGGTGGCCTACAAGTTTCGGATCCACCCACTGGCCGCCGCCATCGCCGCCGCCCAGCTTCTGAGCGTCCCGCAACGCATGGCCGACAGCGAGAACAACCTGGCCGTGCTCCTGGAAGCCCTCGCCGGCCACGGCGCCCCGGTCACCGCACCGGTCCTGGCCGAGGGCACCGTGCGCGGCTGGTACGGCACCCCGCTGTGGTGCCAGCCGAAGGTCACCGACCACCTCGAACTGCGCCGGGTGCTCAAGAACGAAGGCGTGCCCCTGCGGGACCTGTACGAGGACTGGCTGACCTCTCCGGTCCTCCACAACGAGGACCTGTTCCGGGCCTTCTTCCCGGCCGCCACCGGCTACCGGCCCCCGGACCCGGCCGAGTTCCCGCACTACTACGCCGCCCGCCGCCAAATGCTCGTCCTGAAGATCCCCAGCGTGCCGGCCGACGACTACATGGTCCAGGTCGCCGACGCCATCGCCGCCGTGCTCGCCACCGGTCACCACACCCTCTGA
- a CDS encoding IS5 family transposase, which produces MSFYLVAGQGAPTAPARPGVHLPTVRPRRYPSDTTDAEWTIMAPFVPVSGSESGRGGRPVAYPRRDIVDAIRYLTRNGGVWRALPVDFPPWRTVYHYFRTWIGDNTLNQLHSNLRDQARRAEGRQTGPTAAIMDSQSVKAAETVARTSRGFDAGKKINGRKRHIVIDTTGLLLTVLVTSAAVQDRHAARTLLTAVRMCFPTIRKIWADGGYTGQLVTWATATLGITIDIVNKLAGQTTFQALPRRWVVERTLAWITRHRRTVRDYERRPDHHAAIIQWAMITIMTRRLTR; this is translated from the coding sequence GTGTCTTTCTACCTTGTCGCGGGACAGGGCGCACCTACCGCCCCCGCACGTCCTGGCGTGCACCTGCCCACCGTCCGGCCACGCCGCTACCCGTCAGACACCACCGACGCCGAGTGGACGATCATGGCGCCGTTCGTGCCGGTCAGCGGTTCGGAATCAGGACGTGGTGGCAGGCCGGTGGCCTATCCGCGTCGCGACATCGTCGATGCGATCCGCTACCTCACCCGCAACGGCGGGGTGTGGCGGGCCCTGCCGGTGGACTTCCCGCCCTGGCGCACCGTCTACCACTACTTCCGGACCTGGATCGGCGACAACACCCTCAACCAACTCCACAGCAACCTGCGCGACCAGGCCCGCCGGGCCGAAGGACGCCAGACCGGCCCCACCGCCGCCATCATGGACTCCCAGTCCGTGAAAGCCGCCGAGACCGTCGCCCGAACCAGCCGGGGATTCGACGCCGGCAAGAAGATCAACGGCCGTAAACGCCACATCGTCATCGACACCACCGGACTCCTCCTCACCGTGCTCGTCACCTCCGCCGCCGTCCAAGACCGCCACGCCGCCCGCACCCTGCTCACCGCGGTGCGCATGTGCTTCCCGACCATCCGCAAGATCTGGGCCGACGGAGGCTACACCGGCCAGCTCGTCACCTGGGCCACCGCCACCCTCGGCATCACCATCGACATCGTCAACAAACTCGCAGGACAGACCACCTTCCAAGCCCTACCCAGACGCTGGGTCGTCGAACGCACCCTTGCCTGGATTACCCGCCACCGACGCACCGTCCGCGACTACGAACGCAGACCCGACCACCACGCCGCCATCATCCAATGGGCCATGATCACCATCATGACCCGCCGACTAACCCGGTAA
- a CDS encoding Gfo/Idh/MocA family protein, protein MIKIAVVGCGQIAQRWLRVLTAHPKVSVTALVDTDLAAARRLHALGQVDAVTATTVHQALALANVEAIVNLTPPAAEPEMTRLGLTLGLHVLAEKPLTVRAAPAQALIAHAEQVGRRLMVMRNRAFDPGYSAFVRSVAGRGPLLAAGETFVQLRAPGFRTAHTALADLGVHAIEQARRLTDAPVIAVRCTEHPAAHLAPHAGLVTLLLEFADETVVSWRGGYAGPGLRTPANGRWSADTATGSATFDGQRQLRVGDEMVELEPAAPGYELCIGDMLAVLTGGSITPASVSATDHATSISVLEAATLSLSTGDRIQLAGTR, encoded by the coding sequence ATGATCAAGATCGCTGTCGTCGGCTGCGGGCAAATCGCCCAGCGCTGGCTGCGAGTACTCACCGCCCACCCGAAGGTGTCGGTCACCGCGCTGGTGGACACCGACCTCGCCGCCGCCCGGCGCTTGCACGCGCTCGGGCAGGTCGACGCCGTCACCGCGACCACCGTGCACCAGGCGCTGGCGCTGGCGAACGTCGAGGCGATCGTCAACCTCACCCCGCCGGCCGCCGAGCCGGAGATGACCCGGCTCGGGCTGACCCTCGGGCTGCACGTCCTGGCCGAGAAGCCGCTCACCGTCCGGGCTGCCCCCGCCCAGGCGCTGATCGCCCACGCGGAGCAGGTCGGCCGCCGGCTGATGGTCATGCGCAACCGGGCCTTCGACCCCGGCTACAGCGCGTTCGTCCGCTCGGTCGCCGGCCGCGGGCCTCTGCTGGCGGCCGGCGAGACGTTCGTCCAGCTCCGGGCCCCGGGTTTCCGGACCGCGCACACGGCCCTGGCCGATCTCGGCGTGCACGCCATCGAGCAGGCCCGCCGGCTCACCGACGCCCCGGTGATCGCGGTCCGCTGCACCGAACACCCCGCCGCGCACCTTGCCCCGCACGCCGGTCTGGTGACCCTGCTGCTGGAGTTCGCCGACGAGACCGTGGTGTCCTGGCGCGGCGGCTACGCCGGCCCGGGGCTGCGCACCCCGGCGAATGGCCGGTGGAGCGCCGACACCGCGACCGGCTCGGCGACCTTCGACGGCCAGCGTCAACTGCGCGTCGGAGACGAGATGGTCGAGCTGGAGCCGGCCGCACCCGGCTATGAGCTGTGCATCGGGGACATGCTCGCGGTCCTCACCGGGGGCTCGATCACTCCGGCGAGCGTGTCGGCCACCGACCACGCCACCTCGATCAGCGTGCTGGAGGCGGCCACCCTGTCGCTGTCGACTGGCGACCGCATCCAACTGGCAGGTACCCGGTGA
- a CDS encoding alcohol dehydrogenase catalytic domain-containing protein, which translates to MTITTRAALLTAAGKPLELVDLTLRAPGPGEVLVRTETVGLCGTDLHFAAGRIPYRTPTVLGHEAAGVVAETGPGVTGLKAGDRVIVCDRMYCGACGPCLSGRMVHCTDTSGRERQRTRLTLDGQPVNQYLGISALAETMLVDASALIALPDALSFATGALLSCCVTTGLAAVFNDLNPAPGTSILVAGCGGVGIAAIQAARLAGCTTIIAVDPDAERLAASTFYGATHTIDPIMNDPAACAVDLTDGGVEYAVEAVGDPEAARSVFCALRPGGSAVVLGMMPAGADLVLPGRALRQGRRIAGSLMGSVRTPVDIPRFARLVQAGRIQVEPMITSAHPLAETNAALDAAAAPGGLRATISMRSLP; encoded by the coding sequence ATGACCATCACCACCCGCGCGGCGCTGCTCACCGCCGCCGGCAAGCCCCTGGAGCTCGTTGACCTCACTCTGCGCGCCCCCGGCCCCGGCGAAGTGCTCGTGCGCACCGAGACGGTCGGTCTGTGCGGCACGGACCTGCACTTTGCCGCCGGCCGCATCCCTTACCGCACCCCGACAGTCCTGGGACACGAGGCCGCAGGCGTGGTCGCCGAGACCGGGCCGGGCGTCACCGGCCTCAAGGCCGGGGACCGGGTCATCGTGTGTGACCGGATGTACTGCGGCGCCTGCGGCCCCTGCCTGTCAGGGAGGATGGTGCACTGCACCGACACCTCCGGCCGCGAACGCCAACGCACCCGCCTCACCCTCGACGGTCAGCCGGTCAACCAGTACCTCGGCATCAGCGCCTTGGCCGAGACCATGCTGGTCGACGCCTCCGCCCTCATCGCCCTGCCTGACGCCCTGTCCTTCGCCACCGGGGCGCTGCTGTCGTGCTGCGTGACGACCGGCCTGGCTGCCGTCTTCAATGACCTGAACCCTGCACCCGGTACCTCCATCCTCGTCGCCGGGTGCGGCGGCGTCGGCATCGCCGCGATCCAGGCCGCCCGCCTGGCCGGTTGCACCACGATCATCGCCGTCGACCCCGACGCCGAACGGCTGGCCGCCTCCACCTTCTACGGGGCCACCCACACCATCGACCCCATCATGAACGACCCGGCCGCCTGCGCCGTCGACCTCACCGACGGGGGCGTGGAGTACGCGGTGGAGGCCGTCGGCGACCCCGAGGCCGCCCGGAGCGTGTTCTGCGCGCTGCGGCCCGGCGGCTCGGCGGTCGTGCTCGGCATGATGCCCGCCGGCGCCGACCTGGTCCTGCCCGGCCGTGCCCTGCGCCAGGGGCGGCGGATCGCTGGCTCCCTGATGGGCAGTGTCCGTACCCCCGTGGACATCCCGCGCTTCGCCCGGCTCGTCCAGGCCGGTCGGATCCAGGTCGAGCCGATGATCACCAGCGCCCACCCCCTAGCCGAGACCAACGCCGCGCTGGACGCCGCCGCGGCGCCCGGCGGCCTGCGCGCGACCATCAGCATGAGGAGCCTGCCGTGA
- a CDS encoding phosphotransferase enzyme family protein, whose product MSALTERNFSPAGTHQILNQACAEIGIEPLVVTLVRHQTNAVYLIELPDRARLIVKIARPAESRTSVERTLRLIDWIGGQGLATVHPTGHFQPVAVGGCLVTFWPYLDQGGLRPVTAAELAEPLAVLHSLRPPFPLPRLEAVSAIRHSIATSPILSPAEAALLRKRCDALSAALPCLPYVLEPGLIHADPQHRNALRADTGQVLLIDWDSACIGQPEWDLVTIEIHTRRFTGDHADYQAFCTAYGIDIRTWAGFNTLRNLRELRMITTNARKSTPGSPAADEVHRRIAGLETGDDDAPWRRL is encoded by the coding sequence ATGTCGGCGCTCACCGAACGGAACTTCTCGCCGGCCGGCACCCACCAGATCCTGAACCAGGCTTGCGCGGAGATCGGCATCGAGCCGCTGGTGGTGACCCTGGTCCGCCACCAGACCAACGCCGTCTACCTGATCGAACTACCCGACCGAGCCCGGCTGATCGTCAAGATCGCCCGGCCGGCCGAGAGTCGCACGAGCGTGGAACGGACCCTGCGGCTGATCGACTGGATCGGCGGCCAGGGGCTGGCCACCGTGCACCCCACCGGCCACTTCCAGCCGGTCGCGGTCGGCGGCTGCCTGGTCACGTTCTGGCCGTACCTCGACCAGGGCGGCCTGCGGCCCGTCACCGCCGCCGAGCTCGCCGAACCGCTGGCCGTGCTCCACAGTCTGCGGCCCCCGTTCCCGCTCCCGCGCCTGGAGGCCGTCAGCGCGATCCGGCACTCGATCGCCACCAGCCCCATCCTCAGCCCCGCCGAGGCGGCCCTGCTCCGCAAGCGCTGCGACGCCCTGTCCGCGGCCCTCCCCTGTCTCCCGTACGTTCTGGAACCGGGGCTGATCCACGCCGACCCTCAGCACCGCAACGCCCTGCGCGCCGACACCGGCCAGGTCCTGCTGATCGACTGGGACTCGGCATGCATCGGCCAGCCCGAGTGGGACCTGGTGACGATAGAGATCCACACCCGGCGCTTCACTGGCGACCACGCTGACTACCAGGCATTTTGCACCGCCTACGGAATCGACATCCGGACCTGGGCCGGCTTCAACACTCTCCGGAACCTGCGCGAGCTCCGGATGATCACCACCAACGCCAGAAAGTCCACACCCGGCTCGCCCGCCGCCGACGAGGTCCACCGCCGGATCGCCGGACTCGAAACCGGCGACGACGATGCCCCTTGGCGGCGGCTGTAG
- a CDS encoding phosphotransferase family protein, producing the protein MSPTGRDLTPAEQAHRTLASGFWAVRELSEMVGGVDNHVFAAPQPFLQDLVVKVPRVAGRDRFSSAHWATEQCLRVGFPAPRVLRWAKGSCVETRIDGRALDADSADPAETLAAAIELGALLRRLHEVPVTGYGRLSPGGRGQHTSALTWLSAVRWPDGLDPDLAGRAKAMLRRFAPDLDGRPARLLHGDLTCGHVLIDGEGRVAGVVDWESVRGGDPWLELAGVSLRFPVELAEQVLHGYCPAGPDRAETAAMAVYRIRIAVALAAFHLERGEPAAQRYIALLAADLDDLDAGAPAAAPRPVGSSS; encoded by the coding sequence GTGAGCCCGACCGGGCGGGACCTGACGCCCGCCGAGCAGGCGCACCGCACCCTGGCCTCCGGCTTCTGGGCAGTCCGCGAGCTTTCGGAGATGGTCGGCGGCGTCGACAACCACGTCTTCGCCGCCCCGCAGCCGTTCCTGCAAGACCTGGTCGTCAAGGTTCCCAGGGTGGCGGGCCGGGACCGGTTCTCCTCCGCGCACTGGGCCACCGAGCAGTGCCTGCGGGTCGGGTTCCCGGCGCCCCGGGTGCTGCGCTGGGCGAAGGGCTCCTGCGTGGAGACCCGCATCGACGGCCGGGCCCTGGACGCAGACAGTGCGGACCCGGCCGAGACCCTGGCCGCGGCGATCGAGTTGGGCGCGCTGCTGCGCCGGCTGCACGAGGTCCCGGTCACCGGCTACGGCCGGCTGAGCCCCGGCGGCCGAGGTCAGCACACCAGCGCCCTGACCTGGCTGAGCGCCGTGCGCTGGCCCGACGGCCTGGACCCGGATCTCGCGGGCCGGGCGAAGGCGATGCTGCGCCGGTTCGCGCCGGACCTGGACGGGCGGCCCGCCCGGCTCTTGCACGGGGACCTGACCTGCGGTCACGTGCTCATCGACGGCGAGGGCCGGGTCGCCGGGGTCGTGGACTGGGAGTCGGTGCGGGGCGGTGACCCGTGGTTGGAGCTGGCCGGGGTGAGCCTGCGGTTCCCGGTTGAGCTGGCTGAGCAGGTGCTGCACGGCTACTGCCCGGCCGGACCCGACCGGGCCGAGACGGCGGCGATGGCCGTCTACCGGATCCGCATCGCCGTCGCGTTGGCGGCCTTCCACCTCGAACGCGGCGAACCCGCGGCTCAGCGCTACATCGCGCTGTTGGCCGCCGACCTTGACGACCTGGACGCCGGAGCCCCGGCGGCCGCCCCCCGACCTGTAGGGAGCAGCAGTTGA
- a CDS encoding glycosyltransferase family 2 protein: MSASSRSSRTALAGLLLAAGITGRHAVGLLELRRSRRALIRPACPDPIDVPAPTVHLVVPVLREQQAVASLLDWCATLLEALPSLTLTVVTTAREDAERQLLAEQIAAAGPGALRAGRFPLTADECQALAAVRPTTTGEVAAVLDGFLSTRDVVVGLLAEPALAKLPIGHLHHPGVEGRKAAQVNHAAEQIPAGDETESYLAVFDVDSRPTVEQMTLILRELASHRQRAGSWPEIMQQSALFTAPAGSGALAHGAARMQSLWTLRRELASFRRYRAGLDRYPAGFRRTVVRGLAQTVGHGLLVRRDVFAQVGGLPTSTTLDDFPFGFQVTMAGVPVRSAPMLGRAPMPDTLTELVRQGRRWFNNYLDYPRCARDATAAGRGRPVERAVALAVGGYRGTGWLLRGPAALTLLGLAVSRTGWPTRLTAAAGLVVGFVEPARQLARLEDRPADPLSVAHDSVDLFCATVLNSVGPAWAVAARLAGARTALSPKAHRITGEAS, from the coding sequence ATGTCGGCGTCTTCCCGATCTAGCCGCACCGCCCTGGCCGGCCTACTGCTGGCGGCAGGCATCACAGGCCGCCACGCCGTCGGCCTGCTGGAGCTTCGCCGCTCCCGCCGCGCCCTGATCCGCCCGGCCTGCCCGGACCCGATCGACGTCCCCGCCCCGACGGTGCACCTGGTGGTGCCGGTGCTCCGCGAGCAGCAGGCGGTCGCCAGCCTGCTGGACTGGTGCGCGACGCTGCTGGAGGCGCTGCCGAGCCTGACCCTGACGGTGGTCACCACCGCACGTGAGGACGCCGAACGGCAGCTGCTCGCCGAGCAGATCGCCGCCGCCGGCCCCGGCGCCCTGCGGGCCGGACGGTTCCCGCTCACCGCCGACGAATGCCAGGCCCTGGCCGCCGTCCGACCGACCACGACGGGCGAGGTAGCCGCCGTGCTGGACGGGTTCCTCAGCACCCGGGATGTGGTCGTCGGACTGCTGGCCGAGCCCGCTCTGGCCAAGCTCCCCATCGGCCACCTTCACCACCCGGGTGTCGAAGGTCGCAAGGCCGCCCAGGTCAACCACGCCGCCGAACAGATCCCCGCCGGCGACGAAACGGAGTCCTACCTGGCGGTGTTCGATGTGGACTCCCGGCCCACCGTCGAGCAGATGACACTCATCCTCCGGGAGCTGGCCAGCCACCGGCAGCGCGCCGGGTCCTGGCCCGAGATCATGCAGCAGTCGGCGCTGTTCACCGCCCCGGCCGGATCTGGCGCGCTGGCGCACGGCGCGGCCCGGATGCAGAGCCTCTGGACGCTGCGGCGCGAACTCGCCTCGTTCCGCCGCTACCGCGCCGGCCTCGACCGGTACCCCGCCGGCTTCCGCAGGACGGTGGTCCGGGGCCTGGCCCAGACGGTCGGGCACGGCCTGCTCGTCCGCCGGGACGTCTTCGCGCAGGTCGGCGGGCTGCCCACCAGTACGACGTTGGACGACTTCCCGTTCGGGTTCCAGGTCACGATGGCTGGCGTCCCGGTCCGCTCGGCTCCGATGCTCGGTCGCGCCCCGATGCCCGACACCCTCACCGAGCTGGTCCGGCAGGGACGCCGCTGGTTCAACAACTACTTGGACTATCCGCGGTGTGCCCGCGACGCCACGGCCGCCGGGCGGGGCCGGCCCGTGGAACGGGCGGTGGCCCTGGCCGTGGGCGGCTACCGGGGGACGGGCTGGCTGCTGCGCGGGCCGGCGGCCCTGACCCTGCTGGGGTTGGCGGTGAGCCGGACCGGCTGGCCGACCCGGCTGACCGCCGCCGCCGGCCTGGTCGTCGGGTTCGTCGAGCCGGCCCGTCAGCTCGCTCGGCTGGAGGACCGGCCGGCCGATCCGCTGTCGGTCGCCCACGACAGCGTGGACCTGTTCTGCGCGACGGTCCTCAACAGCGTGGGGCCCGCCTGGGCGGTCGCGGCCCGGCTCGCCGGTGCCCGGACCGCGCTGTCACCGAAGGCCCACCGGATCACCGGGGAGGCGTCGTGA